The region GTCGCCTTCGACGACGTGCCCAGATATCTGGCCGCGAGCGACGTCGCGGCCGTGCCACACGCCGCGACGCCACATACCGAAACCACCGTTCCGCACAAACTCTATCAGGCGATGGCGATGGGGATTCCGGTGGTCGTGACCGACGTCGCGCCGCTCGCACGCATCGTCGGCCACACCGAGAGCGGTCTCGTCGTGCCGGCCGGCGACGGCGCTGCGCTCGGCACGGCGCTCGCCGAACTCACCGACGATGAGCGTGCGGCCGAGTGCGGGGAAAAGGGGAAGCGGGCGGTCGACCGCGAGTACAACTGGGAACGCGACGGACGGCGACTGCGCGACCTCTACGACGGGCTGCGCGTCGAGGGGTAGCACCGACACACTCACCTCGACGGACCGACAACCGTCGGCGATGAGCATGGCCGACCTCCCCGAATTCTTCGACGAGTTCACCGAGCGCGATTGGCGGAGCGACGCGGACGGCACAGTCAGGATCGCGATGATCGGTCTCGGTTGGTGGACGCTCGAAAAGGCGCTCCCGGCCGTCGAGCGTTCTGAATTATGCGAGACGACGGTGCTCATCAGCAGCGACGCGGAGCGTGCGACGGCGACCGCCGAGCGCCACGAGACGATCCAGAAAGGCATTTCCTACGAGGCGTTCCACGAAGGGGCGGCCAGCGAGGCGTACGACGCCGTCTACATCGCCACGCCGAACGCCGTCCATCTGCAGTACGCCGAGACGGCCGCCGAGCTCGACAAGGCGATCCTCTGTGAGAAACCGATGGAGGCGAGCGTCGAGCGCGCCAAGAAACTGGTCGAAGCGTGCGAGTCGGTGCCGCTGATGGTCGCCTATCGGATGCAGACCGAACCGGCCGTCCGGCGGGCGCGCGAACTCGTTCGGGATGGGTTCGTCGGCGACTCCGTGGCGATCCACGGCGCGATGACCCAGCGCCTCTTGGAGATGAACCCCGACACCGACCAGTGGCGACTCGATCCGGATCTCGCGGGCTACGGTGCGAGCGTGATGGATCTGGGCATCTACCCGCTCAACACCGCTCGATTCGTCCTCGATGCCGACCCGCAGTCGGTGCAGGCGTCGATGAACTCGACTCACGACGCCTTCTCGAAGGTGCCCGACGAGCGCGCGAGCTTCGGCGTCGACTTCCCCGACGACGTTACGGCTACCTGCACGGCGAGTCAGAACGCCGCCCAGTCGAGCCATCTCCGGATCACGGGCACAGAGGGCGAACTCGAACTCGACCCCGTGTTCTTCCCCGACGAACCGCGGAAGCTCCGGGTACGGCGCGGTGACGTCGATGCAACCCTCGATTTCGACCAGCGCAGCCAGATGACCGAGGAGTTCGATTACTTCGCCGACTGCGTGCTCTCGGAAACCGAACCACATCCGAACGGCGAGCACGGACTCGTCGACATGCGCGCACTCGAAGCCATCTACGAGGCCGGAGAGACCGATTCGTCGGTTTCGCTCTGAAACCGGTTCCTCACGGCACCGGTACCCCTACCACTCGGCGACGGAACCGTCGTCGTGACGCCAGACCGGGTTGTGCCAGTCGATCTCGCCGGCCTGTTCGCGGACGTACTCTTCATCGATCTCGATACCGAGCCCCGGCCCGTCGGGGATCTCGACGAACCCGTCCTCGTAGTCGAACACCGACGGATCGGCGAGATAGTCGAGCACGTCGCTTCCCCGATTGTAGTGGATCCCGAGACTCTGTTCCTGGATGTGCGCGTTGTGCGCGCAGGCATCGACTTGGAGACACGAGGCGAGCGCGATCGGGCCGAGCGGGCAGTGCGGCGCGAGCGCGACGTCGTGGGCTTCGGCCATGCTCGCGATCTTGTGGACCTCGGTGATGCCGCCGGCGTGTGAGAGGTCGGGTTGGATCACGTCGACGCCGCCGCTTTCGAGCAGGGGTGCGAAATCCGTCCGCGAGTAGTGGCGTTCGCCGGTCGCGATCGGTGTCGTCGTGTGGGTGGCAACCTCGGGGAGGAGGTCGTCGTGCTCAGGCAGGACGGGTTCCTCGATGAACATCGGATCGTGCGGTTCGAGCACCCCCGCGAGACGTTTGGCCATCGGTTTCGCGACCCGCCCATGAAAGTCGACGCCGATTCCGACCTCGGGACCGACCGCCTCGCGCACCGTTGCGAGCCGCTCGCCGACGGCCTCGATCGCGGCCGGCGATTCGACGCGTCGGAATTCGGCGGTCGCGTTCATCTTCAGCGCGTCGAACCCCGCGGCGACGCGCTCGCTGGCCGCCTCGGCGACGTCGCTCGGCCGGTCGCCGCCGACCCAGCTGTACACCTGCATCCGGTCCCTGACCGGGCCACCGAGCAGTTCGTGGACGGGCGCGTCGAACCCCTTCCCCTTGAGATCCCAGAGCGCCTGGTCGACGCCCGCGATGGCGCTCATCAGCACCGGTCCGCCACGATAAAAGCCGCCGCGGTACATCGCCTGCCAGTGGTCCTCGATCGGGTCGGGATCCGCGCCGAGAAGGTGGCTCTCGAACAGTTCCTCGACGGCCGCTCTGACCGTGTGTGCCCGCCCCTCGACGACGGGTTCGCCCCAGCCGACGCGCCCGTCGCTCGTCTCGACGCGGAGAAACAGCCAGCGCGGCGGGACGGCGAACAGTTCGTAGTCGGTGATCTCGCTCATGGGATGGATGGTGGCGACCGGCTGAAAAGCACACCGAGTCGCTACAGCTGCGGCTCGACGGTTTCGGCGTCGAGATTGCGGTTGTGCAGCGCCTCGCCGGTTTCGGCGTCGAACAGGTGGATCGCGTCCTCGGGAAGCCGTGCGATCACCGGTTGGCCCGCCTCGATGCGGCGTAGCCCGCCGATGGTCGCCACGAACGTCCGTGATTCGTCCATGTCCAGTTCCGCGGCGCTCTCGTCGCCCTCGAAGGCGAGATAGACGTTGTTGTCGCTGCCGACCGGTTCGACCACGTCGACCACCGTGCGGAAATCGTGCTCATCCTCGACTGCGTCGACGAGTTCGATATCCTCGGGACGGACGCCGAGGGTCACGTCGATCGCGTCACCGAGATCCGCACGAATCTCCTCCGAAAGCGAATACTCGAAGTTCTCGCCGACGAGTCGTCCGTTCTCGACTTCCATCTCGAAGAAGTTCATCGACGGCTCGCCGATGAAGCCCGCGACGAACCGGTTTGCGGGTTCGTGGTAGGCCTCCAATGGTGTGGCGACCTGCTGGAGTCGCCCGTCGTCGAGGATGGCGATGCGGTCGCCCATCGTCATCGCCTCGGTCTGGTCGTGGGTCACGTAGACCGTCGTCACGCCGAGATCCTCCTGCATCCGCTGGAGTTCGGTCCGCATCTGCGAGCGCAGTTTCGCATCCAGGTTCGACAGCGGTTCGTCCATCAGGAACACCGACGGACTGCGGACGATCGCACGCCCGAGCGCGACGCGCTGTTGCTGGCCACCCGATAACTCGCCGGGTTTGCGGTCGAGTAATCCTCCGATCCCCATCATCTCGGCGGTGGATTCGACCTGTGTCCGAATCTCGTCGTC is a window of Halococcus sediminicola DNA encoding:
- the gfo6 gene encoding D-xylose 1-dehydrogenase Gfo6; amino-acid sequence: MSMADLPEFFDEFTERDWRSDADGTVRIAMIGLGWWTLEKALPAVERSELCETTVLISSDAERATATAERHETIQKGISYEAFHEGAASEAYDAVYIATPNAVHLQYAETAAELDKAILCEKPMEASVERAKKLVEACESVPLMVAYRMQTEPAVRRARELVRDGFVGDSVAIHGAMTQRLLEMNPDTDQWRLDPDLAGYGASVMDLGIYPLNTARFVLDADPQSVQASMNSTHDAFSKVPDERASFGVDFPDDVTATCTASQNAAQSSHLRITGTEGELELDPVFFPDEPRKLRVRRGDVDATLDFDQRSQMTEEFDYFADCVLSETEPHPNGEHGLVDMRALEAIYEAGETDSSVSL
- a CDS encoding ABC transporter ATP-binding protein; its protein translation is MAELRLDGVTKRFDDGGNDIVAVDDASFDIDDGEFIVLVGPSGCGKSTTLRMIAGLESVSSGTISLDDQVINDRQPADRDIAMVFQSYALYPHMTVRENMSFGLEESTDMPDDEIRTQVESTAEMMGIGGLLDRKPGELSGGQQQRVALGRAIVRSPSVFLMDEPLSNLDAKLRSQMRTELQRMQEDLGVTTVYVTHDQTEAMTMGDRIAILDDGRLQQVATPLEAYHEPANRFVAGFIGEPSMNFFEMEVENGRLVGENFEYSLSEEIRADLGDAIDVTLGVRPEDIELVDAVEDEHDFRTVVDVVEPVGSDNNVYLAFEGDESAAELDMDESRTFVATIGGLRRIEAGQPVIARLPEDAIHLFDAETGEALHNRNLDAETVEPQL
- the dgoD gene encoding galactonate dehydratase — its product is MSEITDYELFAVPPRWLFLRVETSDGRVGWGEPVVEGRAHTVRAAVEELFESHLLGADPDPIEDHWQAMYRGGFYRGGPVLMSAIAGVDQALWDLKGKGFDAPVHELLGGPVRDRMQVYSWVGGDRPSDVAEAASERVAAGFDALKMNATAEFRRVESPAAIEAVGERLATVREAVGPEVGIGVDFHGRVAKPMAKRLAGVLEPHDPMFIEEPVLPEHDDLLPEVATHTTTPIATGERHYSRTDFAPLLESGGVDVIQPDLSHAGGITEVHKIASMAEAHDVALAPHCPLGPIALASCLQVDACAHNAHIQEQSLGIHYNRGSDVLDYLADPSVFDYEDGFVEIPDGPGLGIEIDEEYVREQAGEIDWHNPVWRHDDGSVAEW